The Pigmentiphaga aceris DNA segment CAATCTCTCTCTTACTGGCAAGTCATGCTGTGGGGACTCGCCTTCTTCGGCGGTATCTACCTGGTGTTCGGCAGTCTTACGTGGCTGTTGACCACCAAACTGCTGCCAGCGCTCGGCATCGGTCACCCACTCGACCCACGCCCCCTGGCCCCTGGCCAACTCAAACGCGAACTTCAACAGTCTGCGCTGTCGATTCTGCTGTTCGGCACAGGCATGATTTTCCCGTGGGGACTGCTGCAACTGGGCTGGGCACAACTTACCCCCAACGCCAGCGGCATCCGCATTGCGCTGGAAATTTTTGCACTGGTCATCTGGAACGACATCCACTTCTGGATCAATCACCGACTGCTGCACACCAAGCTGCTGCGCAAGTTTCATCTGCCGCATCACCGGTCAGTCGTGACCACGCCGTTCTCCACTTACAGCTTTCATCCGATTGAAGCCGCGATGCTCGGCAACGTGATTCTGCTGCCGATGGTCGTGCACGATTTCAGCTTCTGGTCTCTGGC contains these protein-coding regions:
- a CDS encoding sterol desaturase family protein, with translation MGLAFQSLSYWQVMLWGLAFFGGIYLVFGSLTWLLTTKLLPALGIGHPLDPRPLAPGQLKRELQQSALSILLFGTGMIFPWGLLQLGWAQLTPNASGIRIALEIFALVIWNDIHFWINHRLLHTKLLRKFHLPHHRSVVTTPFSTYSFHPIEAAMLGNVILLPMVVHDFSFWSLASVPIFSLFFNCIGHANYDFFPRVSYAHWFAASRRHHLHHACYQGNFGFQFTFMDRLFRTRLDGDAAHDQIDAFQRRKARGASAP